One Pyrus communis chromosome 13, drPyrComm1.1, whole genome shotgun sequence genomic window carries:
- the LOC137712523 gene encoding probable galactinol--sucrose galactosyltransferase 2 — protein MTVTPQISINDGNLVVHGKTILTGVPDNIVLTPGTGVGLLAGAFIGATAAHSKSLHIFPIGILEDLRFMCCFRFKLWWMTQRMGTCGKDVPLETQFMLVESKGGGDGGEEDDSSSIIYTVFLPLLEGPFRSVLQGNERNEVEVCLESGDSAVQTNQGQCLVYVHAGTNPFEVITQAVKAVEKHMKTFVHREKKKLPSFLDWFGWCTWDAFYTDVTAEGVDQGLKSLSEGGTPPRFLIVDDGWQQIENKDKDSGVVVQEGAQFASRLTGIKENEKFQKNDHNNEHVSGLKHVVDEAKQHHNVKFVYVWHALAGYWGGVKPAATGMEHYDTALAYPVTSPGVEGNQPDIVMDSLTVHGLGLVHPKKVFNFYNELHSYLASCGVDGVKVDVQNIIETLGSGHGGRVSLTRSYHQALEASVARNFADNGCISCMCHNTDGLYSAKQTAVVRASDDFYPRDPASHTIHISSVAYNTLFLGEFMQPDWDMFHSLHPAAEYHGAARALGGCAIYVSDKPGNHNFDLLRKLVLPDGSVLRAKLPGRPTRDCLFADPARDRTSLLKIWNVNNLSGVVGVFNCQGAGWCKIEKKTRIHDYSPGTLSGSVRAADVEAIAQVAGADWNGETVVYAHKSGDVLRLPKGASVPVTLKVLDYEVFHFCPLKEITSDLSFAPIGLLDMFNSSAAVEQVEIQLASDKKPELSNGEVSENRSPTATIGLKTRGCGRFGAYCSQRPLKCTVDNAETNFEYDSASGLTTITIPVPEKEMYRWSVEIQV, from the exons ATGACGGTCACACCGCAGATTTCGATCAATGATGGGAACCTGGTGGTTCATGGAAAGACCATTTTGACTGGGGTTCCGGACAACATCGTTCTGACACCGGGGACCGGTGTCGGGCTCCTTGCCGGTGCTTTCATTGGCGCCACGGCCGCCCACAGCAAAAGCCTCCATATCTTCCCCATTGGGATTTTAGA GGATCTCCGTTTCATGTGCTGTTTTCGATTCAAGTTGTGGTGGATGACTCAGAGGATGGGAACATGCGGGAAGGATGTTCCATTGGAGACCCAATTCATGCTTGTGGAGAGCAAAGGTGGCGGTGATGGAGGTGAAGAAGACGATTCTTCTTCTATCATCTACACCGTGTTCCTGCCTCTACTCGAGGGCCCTTTCCGCTCTGTTCTGCAAGGCAATGAGAGGAACGAAGTTGAGGTTTGCCTCGAGAGTG GAGATTCTGCTGTTCAGACCAATCAAGGCCAGTGCCTCGTTTACGTGCACGCTGGAACCAATCCATTTGAAGTCATCACCCAAGCTGTAAA GGCTGTGgaaaaacacatgaaaactTTTGTTCATCGCGAGAAGAAAAAG TTGCCTTCTTTTCTGGACTGGTTTGGCTGGTGTACATGGGATGCCTTTTACACCGATGTCACAGCTGAGGGTGTGGATCAAGGCCTTAAAAG CTTATCGGAGGGAGGGACGCCTCCGCGGTTCCTAATCGTTGACGACGGTTGGCAACAGATTGAAAATAAAGACAAGGATTCTGGTGTTGTTGTACAAGAAGGAGCACA GTTTGCAAGTAGGTTGACAGGAATCAAAGAGAAcgaaaaattccaaaagaatgaCCACAACAATGAGCACGTCTCTGGCCTGAAACACGTTGTGGATGAAGCCAAGCAGCATCACAATGTGAA ATTTGTTTATGTATGGCATGCTCTAGCTGGGTACTGGGGTGGAGTAAAACCAGCTGCTACTGGCATGGAACACTATGACACTGCTTTAGCATACCCAGTGACGTCCCCTGGTGTAGAGGGCAACCAACCAGATATAGTTATGGACAGCTTAACTGTTCATGGTCTTGGTTTGGTACATCCGAAGAAAGTTTTCAATTTCTACAATGAGCTTCATTCCTACTTGGCTTCCTGTGGAGTCGATGGAGTTAAGGTAGATGTTCAGAACATCATTGAGACTCTAGGGTCTGGTCATGGTGGAAGAGTTTCTCTGACCCGCAGCTACCACCAGGCACTTGAGGCTTCGGTTGCTCGAAATTTTGCTGACAATGGATGCATTTCTTGCATGTGTCACAACACTGATGGGCTCTACAGTGCCAAGCAGACTGCTGTGGTCAGAGCCTCTGATGACTTCTATCCCCGAGATCCTGCTTCACACACGATTCACATATCTTCCGTTGCTTATAACACCCTGTTCCTTGGAGAATTCATGCAACCTGACTGGGATATGTTTCAC AGTTTGCACCCAGCGGCAGAGTACCACGGTGCAGCCCGTGCTCTTGGTGGATGTGCGATCTATGTGAG TGATAAGCCAGGCAATCACAATTTTGACCTCCTAAGGAAGCTGGTTCTCCCTGATGGATCTGTCCTCCGTGCCAAGTTACCTGGCAGGCCTACACGTGATTGTCTCTTCGCTGATCCCGCAAGAGACAGGACAAG CTTGCTCAAAATATGGAATGTCAACAATCTCTCTGGTGTGGTTGGTGTGTTTAACTGTCAAGGTGCCGGTTGGTGCAAGATTGAAAAGAAGACACGCATTCATGATTATTCTCCCGGTACCCTCAGTGGTTCTGTTCGTGCCGCTGATGTTGAGGCCATTGCTCAAGTTGCTGGTGCTGATTGGAATGGAGAAACAGTAGTTTATGCTCATAAGTCAG GTGATGTTCTTCGGTTGCCAAAAGGTGCTTCAGTGCCTGTGACGCTTAAAGTTCTTGACTATGAGGTTTTCCATTTCTGTCCTCTCAAG GAAATTACATCCGACCTCTCATTTGCACCAATAGGCCTACTTGACATGTTCAATTCAAGTGCTGCTGTGGAGCAGGTTGAAATCCAATTGGCTTCTGACAAGAAACCTGAGCTTTCTAATGGAGAAGTTAGCGAGAACCGATCCCCAACAGCAACAATTGGTCTCAAAACCAGAGGATGTGGAAGGTTTGGAGCATACTGTTCCCAGCGGCCGCTGAAGTGCACTGTTGACAACGCCGAGACCAACTTCGAGTATGACTCTGCATCTGGATTAACGACGATTACCATCCCGGTACCAGAAAAAGAGATGTACAGATGGTCAGTAGAGATCCAAGTGTAA
- the LOC137712138 gene encoding uncharacterized protein: MPIRFGKKGKLSPRLKLPSELAKVHNVFHVSMLQHYVADPSHVIPHQPSEINSDLTYDNELVTILDWKEKVLRNKTVNLVKVLWRNHSAEEATWETEDRMRDLYPRLFFDR; the protein is encoded by the exons atgccgatccggtttggaaagaagggtaagctgagtcccag GCTGAAGTTGCCTTCTGAACTAGCTAAagtacataacgtttttcacgtgtcaaTGCTTCAACATTATGTTGCGgatccgtctcatgtgatacctcatCAACCCTCGGAAATTAATtcagatttgacttatgataaTGAACTAGTGACGATTCtggattggaaagaaaaggttctgaggaacaagactgtgaatttggtgaaagttttgtggaggaatcattcagcagaggaggctacttgggagactgaagatcggatgagagatttgtatcctcggttgttctttgatcgtTAA